A region of Vibrio porteresiae DSM 19223 DNA encodes the following proteins:
- a CDS encoding transposase, with amino-acid sequence MTIARRQQVDLTVTPYYHCVSRCVRRSFLCGQDPLTNRSYEHRRAWLEKRIHQLATIYCIDICAYAVMSNHYHLVAHINKEKALALSDQEVIERWSQEHKLDPFITRVQNMKQPNHLVLEQYHQLIESWRERLYSLSWMMKELNMSIACLSNKEDECTGHFWEGRYKSQALLDEKALLAAMTYVDLNPVRAKIANAPEKAEHTSLKLRIDALQQNQPNPASLLPFVGIQEQKQGLPFRLIDYLEWVDWIAKTVVHQNAEVKNQPHLIQRLGIDGSDFFSACTQIEKRRCLWVGTPDNLSNAKVSLNKQRIQGVAV; translated from the coding sequence ATGACCATAGCCAGACGCCAACAAGTCGACCTCACTGTTACGCCTTATTATCACTGCGTTTCCCGCTGTGTTCGACGCTCTTTCTTATGCGGTCAAGACCCTCTCACCAATCGCTCTTATGAACATCGCCGCGCTTGGCTGGAAAAGCGGATCCACCAACTCGCCACTATCTACTGCATTGATATTTGTGCTTATGCGGTGATGAGTAATCACTATCATCTGGTCGCACATATCAATAAAGAAAAGGCTCTGGCGCTATCCGATCAAGAGGTTATCGAGCGTTGGTCACAAGAGCACAAACTCGATCCTTTTATTACTCGCGTACAAAACATGAAACAACCTAATCATCTGGTACTGGAACAATACCATCAGCTTATCGAAAGCTGGCGTGAACGGCTTTACTCACTAAGCTGGATGATGAAAGAACTCAATATGAGTATCGCTTGTTTGTCAAATAAGGAAGACGAATGCACGGGGCATTTTTGGGAAGGGCGTTATAAGTCTCAGGCCCTGCTGGATGAAAAAGCTTTATTGGCGGCAATGACGTATGTCGATTTAAATCCAGTACGAGCCAAAATAGCCAACGCGCCTGAAAAGGCCGAGCACACGTCACTCAAACTGCGCATTGATGCCTTGCAACAAAACCAGCCAAATCCCGCATCACTCTTGCCTTTCGTGGGTATTCAAGAGCAAAAGCAAGGCTTGCCGTTTCGTTTAATAGATTATCTCGAATGGGTGGATTGGATTGCCAAAACAGTGGTTCATCAAAATGCAGAGGTAAAAAACCAACCGCATCTAATCCAACGGTTAGGTATTGATGGCAGTGACTTTTTCTCTGCTTGCACTCAGATAGAGAAACGCCGCTGCCTGTGGGTAGGAACCCCCGATAACCTTAGTAACGCAAAGGTCAGTTTGAACAAGCAGCGTATTCAAGGAGTCGCG
- a CDS encoding bifunctional 4-hydroxy-2-oxoglutarate aldolase/2-dehydro-3-deoxy-phosphogluconate aldolase, which produces MKCFNEQLSNIKVVPVIAIKDANKAVKLAQVLSENGLPCAEVTFRTEAAVEAIKHIREAYPDMLIGAGTVLTPQQVDQAIEAGADFIVSPGFNPTTVKYCQQRDITIIPGVNNPSLVEQAMEMGLRTLKFFPAEPSGGVGMLKAMSAVYPVKFMPTGGVSPKNVKDYLALPAVIACGGTWMVPNDLIDNEQWDELAALVKQVAEVIA; this is translated from the coding sequence ATGAAATGTTTTAACGAACAACTAAGCAATATTAAAGTTGTGCCAGTCATTGCGATTAAAGACGCAAACAAAGCGGTTAAATTGGCTCAAGTACTAAGCGAAAATGGCTTGCCATGTGCTGAAGTCACCTTCCGTACAGAAGCCGCTGTTGAAGCCATCAAACACATTCGTGAAGCTTATCCTGACATGCTGATCGGCGCTGGTACAGTTCTAACTCCACAACAAGTTGACCAAGCCATTGAAGCTGGTGCCGACTTTATCGTGAGCCCAGGCTTTAACCCAACCACAGTAAAATATTGCCAACAACGCGATATCACTATCATCCCTGGGGTTAACAACCCAAGCCTTGTTGAACAAGCGATGGAAATGGGCCTAAGAACATTGAAGTTCTTCCCAGCAGAACCATCAGGTGGTGTGGGCATGCTTAAAGCAATGAGTGCTGTTTACCCAGTGAAATTTATGCCAACCGGTGGCGTAAGCCCTAAAAACGTAAAAGATTATTTAGCATTGCCTGCCGTTATCGCTTGTGGCGGTACTTGGATGGTGCCAAATGACCTGATTGACAACGAGCAGTGGGACGAACTTGCCGCTCTTGTTAAACAAGTCGCCGAAGTGATCGCGTAG
- a CDS encoding 2-dehydro-3-deoxygluconokinase — MKANRVAIIGECMVELQKSGDTVKQSFGGDTLNTAVYLSRLTSQHGIETSYITGLGKDPFSREMLEAWQKEKINTDLVRISETKLPGMYAIETAPDGERSFYYWRNDAAAKFWLRDIDILPLANELSQFQWIYLSGISLAILPEECREKLFDTLLLCHQDGVKIAFDNNYRPKLWDSVQTARDTYLKFMALTDMAFLTFDDEVMLYGDTKVNQAIERAEYCGIKEIIVKRGAEPCLVVNAGERDEIAATKVAKVVDTTAAGDSFSAGYLAKRLTGGTPHEAAQLGHQVAGTVIQHRGAIIPLDAMPHL; from the coding sequence ATGAAAGCAAATCGCGTCGCCATCATCGGCGAATGCATGGTTGAACTGCAAAAATCTGGCGATACCGTTAAACAAAGTTTCGGTGGTGATACGCTCAATACCGCAGTGTATCTATCACGTTTGACCTCCCAACACGGGATAGAAACCTCCTACATCACTGGCTTGGGTAAAGACCCTTTCAGTCGTGAGATGCTTGAGGCGTGGCAAAAAGAGAAGATTAATACTGACCTTGTACGCATTTCTGAGACCAAACTGCCTGGGATGTATGCCATTGAAACCGCACCAGATGGCGAACGCAGTTTCTACTACTGGCGCAATGATGCAGCCGCTAAATTCTGGTTACGCGATATTGATATTCTCCCACTCGCCAATGAGTTATCTCAATTTCAATGGATCTACTTAAGTGGCATTAGCTTGGCGATTTTGCCTGAAGAATGTCGCGAAAAATTGTTTGATACGCTACTGCTTTGCCATCAAGATGGCGTGAAAATCGCGTTTGATAATAACTATCGTCCAAAACTTTGGGATAGCGTTCAAACAGCGCGTGATACCTATTTGAAATTTATGGCACTGACCGACATGGCCTTTTTGACTTTCGATGATGAAGTGATGCTTTACGGTGACACCAAAGTTAACCAAGCCATCGAACGTGCGGAATACTGTGGTATTAAAGAAATTATCGTCAAACGTGGCGCAGAACCTTGCCTTGTCGTTAACGCAGGCGAGCGCGACGAAATCGCTGCAACTAAGGTAGCTAAAGTCGTCGACACCACTGCCGCAGGCGACTCATTTAGCGCTGGTTATTTAGCAAAACGTTTAACCGGTGGTACACCCCATGAAGCAGCTCAACTTGGTCATCAAGTTGCAGGTACCGTGATACAACATCGTGGCGCAATTATTCCGCTCGATGCTATGCCTCATCTTTAA
- a CDS encoding helix-turn-helix domain-containing protein, translating into MFHLSSEEFFLSSDATVCTEVRSPQPNYPEHSHDFHELIIVSKGAGQHVLNDHVTNLAQNYICYISPKDRHLFDQVENLYLTNVLYRKNLLSYSPLLKQLLPHGPNDSPSWYISTETMRRVQPLLQQLSNECRRQTIDAKVMTEVLFQQLVVELARGRLTARSNNETDNKILNVIDWIQNNYAEEMSVGDIAEQFHLSSRTLSRHIKQVTNLSFNNYVHRVRINHAMNLLSYSDKSVTDIAFEVGYKDSNYFSTKFKRFTKQTPSDFR; encoded by the coding sequence ATGTTTCATCTAAGTAGTGAAGAATTTTTTTTAAGTTCTGATGCCACCGTATGTACAGAAGTTAGAAGCCCTCAGCCTAATTATCCTGAGCACTCTCATGATTTTCATGAGTTGATCATTGTAAGCAAAGGGGCGGGTCAACATGTGCTGAATGATCATGTCACTAACTTGGCGCAAAACTACATTTGCTACATTTCACCCAAAGATCGTCACCTATTCGATCAAGTCGAAAATCTCTATCTTACGAACGTGCTCTATCGTAAAAATCTCTTAAGCTATTCACCCTTGTTAAAGCAGCTTTTGCCTCATGGCCCTAACGACTCGCCCAGTTGGTATATTTCTACCGAAACCATGCGCCGCGTTCAGCCTTTGTTACAACAGCTCAGTAATGAGTGCCGTAGGCAAACCATTGACGCCAAAGTGATGACAGAAGTGCTGTTTCAGCAACTGGTGGTTGAACTTGCGCGCGGACGCTTAACCGCTCGTTCCAATAACGAAACCGACAATAAAATCCTTAATGTGATCGACTGGATTCAGAACAATTACGCAGAGGAGATGAGCGTGGGCGACATCGCTGAACAATTTCACCTCTCTTCACGTACGCTCAGTCGCCATATTAAGCAGGTCACTAACCTCTCTTTTAACAACTATGTGCACCGTGTGCGAATCAACCATGCCATGAATCTGCTTAGCTACTCTGACAAGTCAGTCACAGACATCGCTTTCGAAGTGGGTTACAAAGACAGTAATTACTTTAGTACTAAGTTTAAGCGCTTCACTAAGCAAACCCCTTCCGACTTTCGTTAA
- the bglB gene encoding beta-galactosidase BglB has protein sequence MTIFPVKQSPLLRRVERTHARQEVVDKIESLINNLINIQDKTGEFLLHLDDGRTIDTKGWAGWEWTHGIGLYGIYRYYQLTNDIGALNIIDEWFEDRFSEEQATKNVNTVCPFLTLAYRYEDTNDRTLRPYLEAWADYVMYQMPRTQSGGIQHIVYNSENHQQLWDDTLMMSVLPLTKIGQILDKPEYVEEAKYQFLTHIEYLMDRETGVWFHGWTFDGNHNFANARWARGNSWVTIAIPDFLELLNLPEHDAYRRHLLHILNRQVEALAKYQQESGLWCTLLDDAESYVEASSTAGFAYGILKAVRLRYIDEKYAAMAYKAVDALISDFINPSGELINVSFGTAMGKDLNYYRQIPLTSMPYGQAMAILCLSEYLRTYI, from the coding sequence ATGACCATATTCCCTGTAAAACAGAGTCCATTACTCCGCCGAGTTGAGCGGACACATGCTCGCCAAGAGGTGGTGGATAAAATCGAATCGTTGATCAATAACTTAATCAATATTCAAGACAAAACCGGCGAGTTTCTACTCCATCTTGATGACGGCCGCACCATTGATACCAAAGGCTGGGCCGGATGGGAGTGGACCCACGGGATTGGATTGTATGGGATTTATCGTTATTACCAACTGACCAACGACATAGGCGCTCTTAATATTATCGATGAGTGGTTTGAAGATCGGTTTTCGGAAGAGCAAGCGACCAAAAACGTGAATACTGTCTGTCCATTTCTCACCTTGGCTTATCGCTATGAAGATACTAACGACAGAACGCTACGCCCTTATCTAGAAGCGTGGGCCGATTACGTGATGTATCAAATGCCCAGAACACAAAGCGGCGGCATTCAACACATTGTTTATAACAGTGAAAACCACCAGCAGCTTTGGGATGATACCTTAATGATGAGCGTTCTGCCGCTCACCAAAATCGGTCAGATCCTTGATAAACCTGAATACGTAGAAGAAGCCAAATATCAGTTTTTAACCCATATTGAATATTTGATGGATCGCGAAACTGGGGTGTGGTTCCACGGCTGGACCTTTGATGGCAACCATAACTTTGCTAATGCTCGTTGGGCGCGCGGCAACAGCTGGGTCACAATCGCTATTCCGGATTTTCTTGAACTGCTTAACTTGCCAGAGCATGACGCCTACCGTCGTCATTTATTGCATATATTAAATCGCCAAGTCGAAGCACTCGCCAAATACCAACAAGAGAGCGGATTATGGTGCACTCTGCTCGATGACGCGGAATCCTATGTTGAAGCCTCATCCACAGCGGGCTTTGCTTACGGCATTTTGAAAGCGGTGCGTCTGCGCTATATCGATGAAAAATACGCAGCGATGGCATATAAAGCGGTTGATGCTTTAATCAGTGATTTTATTAATCCATCAGGAGAATTGATTAATGTGTCCTTTGGCACAGCGATGGGTAAAGACTTAAATTATTATCGTCAGATTCCTTTAACATCTATGCCTTATGGACAAGCAATGGCCATATTGTGTCTCTCCGAATATTTACGTACTTATATTTAG
- a CDS encoding TRAP transporter large permease — translation MIDPMIAASLLVGLFVVLLVLGTPIGLCIVISSGATIMLVLPADIAMFTTAQKMFSSLDSFALLAVPFFILSGVIMNNGGIATRLVNFAKLFTGRIPGSLSYTNIAGNMMFGAVSGSAIAASTSIGGVMIPMSAKEGYNRNFASAVNIASAPTGMLIPPTTAFILYALASGGTSIAALFAGGFVAGSLWGVGCMVVTYVVAKRNNYTHFFALQKGMAWKVTRDAIPSLLLVIIIVGGIVQGIFTAIEASAVAVVYTAYLTLILYKTLKWKDVPNILIQTVVMTGVIMFLLATSSAMSFAMSMTGIPTALSNMILGISSSPAVIMLIITVFLLVVGAFMDIGPAILIFTPILLPIVQKVGVDPVHFGILLVYNLAIGTITPPVGSGLYVGASVGKVKVENLIRPLAPFYASIIVVLLLITYVPELTLFLPRLLGVM, via the coding sequence ATGATTGATCCTATGATAGCTGCCAGCTTACTGGTGGGGTTGTTTGTTGTCTTGCTGGTATTAGGTACGCCGATCGGGCTCTGTATCGTGATCTCATCTGGTGCCACCATCATGTTGGTGCTGCCTGCCGATATTGCGATGTTTACTACCGCGCAAAAAATGTTCTCCAGTTTGGATAGCTTCGCGTTACTCGCCGTACCCTTCTTTATCCTATCCGGGGTAATAATGAACAACGGAGGTATCGCGACTCGGTTAGTGAATTTTGCCAAGCTCTTTACCGGACGAATCCCAGGTTCACTCTCTTACACCAACATCGCTGGGAATATGATGTTTGGCGCAGTGTCTGGCTCGGCCATTGCGGCTTCGACTTCGATTGGTGGGGTAATGATTCCGATGAGTGCCAAAGAGGGTTACAACCGTAACTTTGCCTCTGCGGTGAACATCGCATCAGCGCCAACAGGCATGCTGATTCCACCGACAACGGCGTTTATTTTATACGCTCTTGCCAGTGGTGGCACCTCAATTGCGGCGCTGTTTGCCGGCGGTTTTGTGGCAGGGAGTCTGTGGGGTGTCGGCTGCATGGTCGTGACTTATGTGGTCGCCAAACGCAATAATTACACCCATTTCTTTGCCTTACAAAAAGGCATGGCGTGGAAAGTGACGCGCGACGCTATCCCAAGCTTATTGCTGGTGATCATCATCGTCGGTGGGATTGTTCAAGGGATCTTTACAGCGATAGAGGCTTCTGCGGTTGCAGTGGTCTATACCGCCTACCTCACCTTGATTTTGTACAAAACACTGAAATGGAAAGACGTACCAAACATTCTGATCCAAACCGTTGTAATGACCGGTGTCATCATGTTCTTACTGGCGACCTCATCTGCCATGTCATTTGCCATGTCGATGACGGGCATTCCAACAGCATTGAGTAACATGATCTTGGGGATCTCCAGCAGCCCTGCCGTCATTATGTTGATCATTACGGTGTTTTTATTGGTGGTCGGAGCGTTTATGGATATCGGTCCTGCGATCCTCATCTTCACCCCCATCCTGCTACCGATTGTACAAAAAGTGGGAGTTGACCCAGTCCATTTTGGCATCTTGCTGGTGTACAACCTGGCGATTGGCACCATCACGCCACCCGTGGGAAGTGGACTTTACGTCGGCGCGAGCGTTGGCAAAGTGAAAGTGGAAAATCTGATTAGGCCCTTAGCACCTTTCTATGCCTCGATTATCGTCGTGCTACTGCTCATTACTTATGTTCCTGAATTAACGCTATTTCTACCAAGACTCCTTGGTGTTATGTAA
- a CDS encoding TRAP transporter small permease: protein MDIIRKWLDRTIEFFCCGLTAIMVVVACWQVISRYVFNAPSTFSEEFLRFSLVWLSVIGLAYVAGRKEHIALTLFLDKCPDKLKTYWNILIQIVFVFFAGYILIVGGWRVSHNAMMQISPVLQISMGKVYYALPLAGVITIVYSVMNIVDMIKEIRQQRESHTKQPHMAGGRYD, encoded by the coding sequence ATGGATATCATCAGAAAATGGTTAGATAGAACCATTGAATTTTTTTGCTGTGGGCTCACCGCCATTATGGTGGTGGTCGCCTGCTGGCAAGTGATTAGCCGTTATGTTTTTAACGCGCCAAGTACGTTTTCCGAAGAGTTCTTACGCTTCTCTTTGGTGTGGCTATCCGTTATCGGTTTAGCCTATGTCGCTGGACGTAAAGAGCATATCGCGCTCACTCTGTTTTTGGATAAATGCCCAGACAAACTTAAAACCTATTGGAACATTCTGATTCAAATCGTGTTTGTCTTTTTTGCCGGTTACATCTTGATCGTTGGTGGCTGGCGCGTCTCGCACAATGCGATGATGCAGATTTCTCCAGTGCTGCAAATCTCGATGGGGAAAGTCTATTACGCTCTCCCCTTGGCTGGCGTCATTACCATCGTTTATTCCGTCATGAATATTGTCGATATGATCAAAGAGATTCGTCAGCAACGCGAAAGTCATACTAAGCAGCCTCATATGGCCGGAGGTCGTTATGATTGA
- a CDS encoding TRAP transporter substrate-binding protein, with the protein MSRTYLSWLICTALLVPLSQSAQAQTVLKLAYAENSQPVKEALQYIGKAVAEKTNGEVTIQYFPDSQLGGERELVEMAQVGAIDITKVSSGLLESFSPLYGVFALPYLFPSEERFYQVMDNNDVMKTVYQSTAAQGFTGVAWYDSGARNFYMTKGPVKTLADLKGKKIRVMQSETSINTMKLLGASPIAMSQAEVYTSLQQGIIDGAENNEFAMTIARHGEVAKYYSYDMHTRIPDIVVVSNLTQAKLAPAEYQALMESIKESEAVEKEAWQKEMDKTRKLAESQFGVQFYHIDQTPFKQAVQPIYDQLEQKPAVYQLYKKISKLTQ; encoded by the coding sequence ATGTCCCGAACTTACTTATCTTGGCTGATTTGTACTGCTCTACTGGTACCACTTAGCCAAAGTGCTCAAGCGCAAACAGTATTGAAACTTGCCTACGCTGAAAACAGTCAACCGGTGAAAGAAGCATTGCAATACATCGGCAAAGCGGTCGCAGAAAAAACCAATGGCGAAGTAACTATTCAATACTTTCCTGACAGTCAATTAGGTGGGGAACGTGAATTAGTGGAGATGGCGCAAGTGGGCGCAATCGACATCACCAAAGTCTCCTCTGGATTACTAGAAAGCTTCTCCCCCCTCTACGGCGTATTTGCTCTGCCATATCTTTTCCCAAGCGAAGAGCGTTTTTACCAAGTGATGGACAATAACGATGTGATGAAAACCGTTTATCAGTCCACTGCTGCACAAGGATTTACCGGTGTGGCTTGGTATGACTCTGGAGCACGTAACTTCTACATGACCAAAGGTCCAGTGAAAACATTGGCTGACCTCAAAGGCAAAAAGATTCGCGTGATGCAGAGTGAAACCTCGATTAACACCATGAAACTGCTCGGCGCTTCCCCTATCGCCATGAGCCAAGCGGAAGTCTATACCTCGCTGCAACAAGGCATTATTGATGGCGCAGAAAATAACGAATTCGCAATGACGATTGCTCGTCACGGTGAAGTTGCCAAGTACTACTCCTACGATATGCACACGCGTATTCCTGACATCGTCGTGGTCAGTAATCTCACCCAAGCCAAACTCGCCCCCGCAGAATACCAAGCGCTGATGGAATCGATTAAAGAGTCAGAAGCCGTCGAGAAAGAAGCGTGGCAAAAAGAGATGGATAAAACCCGTAAGTTGGCCGAAAGCCAATTTGGTGTGCAGTTCTATCACATCGACCAAACCCCGTTCAAACAAGCGGTGCAACCTATCTATGACCAGCTAGAGCAGAAACCAGCCGTTTATCAGCTCTATAAAAAGATCAGCAAATTGACTCAATAA
- a CDS encoding sugar efflux transporter: MKSQTTVLFCTNGLTALAFALILPVMSLYLVNGLNVEPGLIGVYTVITSGMTVLFSQQITGFIDKGVSAKLLVVLSLCGIVAASAGFALSRNFWHVLIVGCVIMPLASSSIPVILTIIRRYADSTGKSSTKLNSQMRSSVSLLWVVGPPVAFFSVDRLGFRSNFYLSAFVALMVIVLVLWQLKEPQAPAHDKAADKPKAPALPKEVWLLGIIMLMANMSNSIYVTSMPLFLTRDMGLSTAFPGMLLGITAAVEIPVMLLAASWSQKFGKLPMMRIGYGFGMLFYVGMFFTDHLAICIALQLLNGLFFGIFVGLGVTIMQDYAPKTIGKASAFYTNSMLVGTMLGTSSMGVISQYFGFKAPLVLSFVVLFLAMLGSWWFERYAERRPAFTEQHS, from the coding sequence ATGAAAAGTCAGACGACGGTCCTGTTTTGTACCAACGGTCTAACCGCCTTAGCTTTTGCTCTGATTCTGCCAGTGATGAGTCTTTATTTGGTCAATGGACTGAATGTTGAACCTGGTTTGATCGGCGTTTACACCGTGATTACTTCAGGTATGACGGTACTGTTTAGCCAACAAATTACTGGTTTTATTGATAAAGGTGTCTCTGCCAAATTATTGGTTGTTTTATCTTTGTGCGGCATTGTTGCTGCGTCAGCTGGCTTTGCGTTATCGCGCAATTTTTGGCATGTATTGATTGTGGGCTGTGTGATTATGCCACTGGCTTCGTCATCGATTCCGGTAATACTCACCATCATTCGTCGTTATGCCGACTCTACGGGTAAAAGCAGCACCAAATTGAATTCGCAAATGCGCTCTTCAGTTTCATTGTTGTGGGTTGTTGGTCCACCAGTTGCCTTCTTCTCTGTTGATCGCCTTGGTTTTCGCTCTAACTTTTATCTTTCGGCCTTTGTGGCATTAATGGTGATTGTGTTGGTGCTATGGCAGTTAAAAGAGCCACAAGCGCCAGCACACGATAAAGCAGCCGACAAGCCTAAAGCGCCAGCGCTGCCTAAAGAAGTTTGGTTACTTGGCATCATTATGTTGATGGCGAATATGTCTAACAGTATTTATGTAACGTCGATGCCGCTGTTTTTAACGCGCGATATGGGGCTCTCTACCGCCTTTCCTGGCATGTTACTTGGCATCACCGCTGCGGTTGAAATTCCAGTGATGTTGCTCGCAGCAAGTTGGTCGCAAAAATTTGGTAAGTTACCTATGATGCGCATCGGCTACGGTTTTGGCATGCTGTTTTATGTTGGGATGTTCTTTACTGATCACTTAGCGATTTGTATTGCGCTGCAGCTATTAAATGGGTTGTTCTTTGGTATTTTTGTCGGCCTTGGCGTGACTATTATGCAAGATTACGCACCTAAAACAATTGGTAAGGCGTCTGCCTTTTACACCAACTCGATGTTGGTTGGCACCATGCTCGGTACCAGTTCAATGGGCGTGATTTCTCAATACTTTGGTTTTAAAGCGCCATTGGTGCTCAGTTTTGTGGTGCTATTTTTGGCGATGTTGGGGTCGTGGTGGTTTGAACGCTACGCAGAGCGTCGCCCAGCATTTACTGAACAACACTCCTAA
- a CDS encoding alpha/beta hydrolase: MSETSIPFHSLTQLNLPATIYPLWPQPLHHATLTPLIIERGDAHLPDRLLTQVITPEMAHIAPEQPNGIAMLILPGGGYTRVAWDKEGMETAYAMAKVGYTCFVLNYRMPGDNHPLGSLTALADAQRAMRMIRAKSAQLGINQVVITGFSAGGHLAGWLATQADRECYAKQDEIDQFSARADLAALLYPVISMDPSITHLGSRQQLLGTLADQALHPEFSVETMVTRETPPCFLLHASDDPSVSADNSVVMWQALKAQKVPVEMHIVEEGGHGFGLRKAQGLPVQAWPQWLDRWIRQHLLNNN; encoded by the coding sequence ATGTCTGAAACGAGTATCCCATTTCACTCCTTAACTCAGCTCAATTTGCCCGCAACCATTTATCCCCTTTGGCCTCAGCCATTGCATCACGCCACACTCACCCCGCTTATCATTGAGCGCGGCGATGCACACTTACCGGATCGCCTGCTGACTCAAGTCATTACTCCTGAAATGGCACACATTGCACCCGAGCAACCCAATGGCATTGCCATGCTCATTTTGCCCGGAGGCGGCTATACCCGCGTTGCTTGGGACAAAGAAGGGATGGAGACGGCGTATGCCATGGCAAAGGTCGGTTACACCTGCTTTGTCCTTAACTACCGAATGCCTGGCGATAACCACCCACTCGGAAGTTTGACAGCTTTAGCCGATGCCCAACGTGCGATGCGGATGATTCGCGCTAAATCGGCGCAGCTTGGCATTAATCAGGTGGTGATTACTGGCTTTTCCGCCGGCGGACACCTAGCGGGTTGGCTGGCAACACAAGCGGATCGCGAATGTTATGCAAAGCAAGATGAGATAGACCAGTTCAGTGCTCGCGCAGACCTTGCCGCCCTACTCTATCCAGTCATCAGTATGGATCCCAGCATTACTCATTTGGGTTCACGTCAGCAGCTACTTGGTACTTTGGCCGATCAAGCACTGCACCCTGAATTTTCCGTTGAAACCATGGTTACTCGCGAGACACCACCTTGCTTTTTACTCCATGCCAGCGATGACCCATCGGTCAGTGCCGATAACAGTGTGGTGATGTGGCAAGCATTAAAAGCTCAGAAAGTACCGGTTGAAATGCACATTGTAGAGGAAGGCGGACATGGATTTGGCTTGAGAAAGGCACAGGGGTTGCCGGTTCAAGCGTGGCCACAGTGGCTTGATCGCTGGATCCGACAACATCTGTTGAATAATAACTAG
- a CDS encoding RpiB/LacA/LacB family sugar-phosphate isomerase, whose translation MKIALMMENSQAAKNATVLKELNTVTEPLGHAVYNVGMSDEQDHHLTYIHLGIMASLLLNSKSVDFVVAGCGTGQGAMMSLNIHPGVVCGYCLDPSDAFLFNQINNGNALSLAFAKGYGWGAELNVRYIFEKAFTGERGEGYPKERAEPQKRNAGILNEVKKAVVKDNYLDTLKAMDQELVKTAVTGPRFQECFFTNCQVPEIAEYVKSLL comes from the coding sequence ATGAAAATTGCACTTATGATGGAAAACAGCCAAGCGGCTAAAAACGCAACTGTATTAAAAGAGCTCAATACAGTAACTGAACCGCTAGGCCACGCAGTTTACAACGTGGGTATGAGTGACGAACAAGACCACCACCTGACTTACATCCACCTAGGTATCATGGCAAGTTTGCTATTGAACTCTAAATCAGTTGATTTCGTTGTTGCTGGTTGTGGTACAGGACAAGGTGCAATGATGTCTTTGAATATCCACCCAGGAGTTGTTTGTGGTTACTGCCTAGATCCATCTGACGCTTTCCTATTCAACCAAATCAACAACGGTAACGCTCTATCTCTTGCATTTGCAAAAGGTTACGGTTGGGGCGCAGAACTGAACGTTCGTTACATCTTTGAAAAAGCGTTCACTGGTGAACGTGGTGAAGGTTATCCAAAAGAACGTGCAGAACCACAAAAACGCAACGCTGGCATCCTGAACGAAGTGAAAAAAGCCGTTGTGAAAGACAACTACCTAGACACATTGAAAGCGATGGATCAAGAGCTAGTGAAAACTGCAGTAACTGGCCCTCGTTTCCAAGAATGCTTCTTCACTAACTGCCAAGTTCCTGAAATCGCAGAATACGTGAAATCATTACTGTAA
- a CDS encoding cupin domain-containing protein, translating to MFVFNKDIKLDDLGDGVSRKILAYSDNIMSVEVHFEKGAIGPMHNHPHEQLTYVLSGSFKFTIGDETKVVNAGDVLYKQPNIMHGCVCLEKGVLLDNFTPMRKDFIQ from the coding sequence ATGTTTGTATTTAACAAAGACATCAAACTCGACGACTTAGGTGATGGCGTATCACGTAAAATTCTAGCCTACAGCGATAACATCATGTCGGTAGAAGTGCATTTCGAGAAAGGGGCAATTGGCCCTATGCATAATCACCCACATGAACAGCTGACCTACGTCCTTTCAGGTTCGTTCAAATTCACCATTGGTGACGAAACGAAAGTGGTTAACGCCGGCGACGTTTTATACAAACAACCTAACATCATGCACGGTTGTGTGTGTTTAGAAAAAGGGGTGTTACTCGATAACTTTACCCCAATGCGCAAAGATTTTATTCAATAG